One Tolypothrix bouteillei VB521301 DNA window includes the following coding sequences:
- a CDS encoding ABC transporter substrate-binding protein, with protein MKISIWKFLGVLMAIALSIIGCDRLPSLSPNPTPVTIKLSGWIASPAEQKLLKQVLHEFEVKHPNIKVKHEVINDQYMDVIKTRLVGEAAPDVFYLDAFEAPFLMSQNVLEPLDAYITSEFDLADFEEPLLKSFQYENYIYGLPKDYSTLALFYNKKAFATAGLDRPPNTWDELRTYSQKLSFDPNQDSRIDQYGFGEIPELARQAYKIKAFGGQVVDRNGYATFATQEALQGLQLAVDQYQKDRSSAQKSDVGTNSGGEMFGQGKVAMIVEGSWTIPYLIETFPNLEFATAEVPSINNQKSTMIFTVAYVMNKQSEHKAEAWALISYLTGKEGMAKWTQTGFALPSRKSITREQGYDKDPFRSALLAGVDYGMPWQLGKYPAPVMNNFDNQFVSALLGQQPLKQAMKRGQEAANQLVKAIAMD; from the coding sequence ATGAAAATAAGTATTTGGAAATTTTTAGGGGTTTTGATGGCGATCGCCCTTTCGATAATTGGGTGCGATCGCTTACCGAGTCTTTCTCCGAATCCTACCCCAGTTACTATCAAACTCAGCGGTTGGATAGCGAGTCCAGCCGAACAAAAACTTTTGAAACAAGTCCTGCATGAATTCGAGGTAAAGCATCCAAATATCAAAGTAAAACATGAGGTTATTAATGACCAATATATGGATGTGATAAAAACTCGTTTGGTTGGGGAAGCAGCGCCCGATGTCTTTTATTTAGATGCTTTTGAAGCGCCTTTCTTAATGAGTCAGAACGTTTTGGAACCGCTAGATGCATATATTACCTCCGAATTTGACTTGGCGGATTTTGAGGAACCGCTCTTAAAAAGTTTTCAGTATGAAAATTACATATACGGTCTTCCTAAAGATTATTCAACACTTGCTCTGTTTTATAACAAAAAAGCTTTTGCTACAGCAGGCTTAGATCGCCCCCCAAATACTTGGGATGAGCTCCGCACCTATTCTCAAAAGCTCTCTTTTGACCCTAACCAGGATAGCAGAATTGACCAATATGGCTTCGGTGAAATTCCTGAATTAGCACGTCAAGCTTACAAAATTAAAGCTTTTGGAGGACAAGTTGTAGACCGTAATGGCTATGCAACCTTTGCCACTCAGGAAGCTTTGCAAGGGTTGCAGTTAGCAGTAGACCAATATCAAAAAGACCGTTCTTCCGCACAGAAGTCTGATGTGGGAACGAACTCTGGTGGTGAAATGTTCGGACAGGGCAAGGTTGCAATGATTGTTGAAGGAAGTTGGACAATTCCATATTTGATAGAAACTTTTCCCAATTTAGAGTTTGCTACCGCAGAAGTACCGAGTATTAACAATCAAAAGAGCACAATGATTTTCACTGTTGCTTATGTTATGAACAAGCAGTCAGAGCATAAAGCTGAAGCTTGGGCATTAATTTCTTATCTTACAGGTAAAGAAGGAATGGCAAAGTGGACGCAAACAGGTTTTGCCCTACCATCGCGTAAATCTATTACTCGGGAACAGGGATATGACAAAGACCCGTTCCGGTCTGCACTGTTAGCAGGTGTAGACTACGGGATGCCATGGCAATTGGGTAAATACCCGGCACCAGTTATGAACAATTTTGACAATCAGTTTGTCAGTGCTTTACTCGGACAGCAACCCCTCAAGCAAGCTATGAAGAGAGGACAGGAAGCAGCAAATCAATTAGTTAAGGCGATTGCAATGGATTGA
- a CDS encoding MFS transporter, with amino-acid sequence MESMSSETAASLAPKIPQIAISELAATPAPNPTAIKKDAIRTSLKASTMDSVFAAVFAITTTGILLSNFLVELGASPIIFGMICSIPMVVNLIQPVGAYLSERTTSRFRYSLLTHGIARLLWMFLIIGIIFYTLGWINSQQLVVMTMVIVLLTNLLGGLGSASWLSWIATIVPRQLRGRYFGLRTSAASLTNLLCLPLAGLVVSKWPGGTLQGYGMLVFLGIFAGVVSIGCQHFQVDMNPVLQNATSVKSTHYKNVIETQLESVEKLPSENLAQSIINNNNFLMFLFYFSFWMLAFNLSAPYFNLYMLSTLKLDVSLVTLYSSIQAGANLLMLILWGKLSDKVGNRIILISVGILVAIAPLLWLGVEANFLNIWVWLPLIHILLGGTSAAVDLCNNNMQLSVAPVKQQSVYFAIAAAIGGASGALGTTIGGFIAESSFFGGIPGLFAVSALFRLVALVPLLFVQEQRGLSLAQMIQTLWIFRKKAVQTQ; translated from the coding sequence ATGGAATCCATGTCATCAGAGACGGCTGCTTCTTTAGCTCCAAAAATTCCTCAAATTGCGATTTCAGAACTAGCTGCAACCCCAGCACCGAATCCTACAGCGATAAAAAAGGATGCTATTCGCACCAGCCTCAAAGCCTCTACTATGGATTCTGTATTTGCGGCGGTGTTCGCCATAACCACCACAGGTATTTTATTAAGTAACTTTTTGGTGGAACTAGGAGCAAGCCCAATTATTTTTGGAATGATATGTTCCATTCCAATGGTGGTGAATCTCATCCAACCCGTAGGTGCTTACCTTTCAGAACGCACAACGAGCCGCTTTCGGTATTCTTTATTGACTCATGGTATTGCTCGGCTCCTTTGGATGTTTCTCATCATTGGTATTATCTTTTATACCTTGGGATGGATTAATTCTCAGCAGTTGGTTGTTATGACGATGGTCATCGTCTTGTTAACCAATCTTTTAGGAGGACTCGGAAGTGCGTCTTGGTTGAGTTGGATAGCAACCATCGTTCCCCGACAATTGCGGGGAAGGTATTTTGGATTGCGAACTAGCGCCGCGAGTCTCACTAATTTGCTTTGCCTTCCTTTAGCGGGTTTAGTCGTATCAAAATGGCCTGGAGGAACGCTGCAAGGTTATGGAATGCTCGTCTTTCTAGGAATTTTTGCCGGAGTTGTCAGTATTGGATGTCAGCATTTTCAAGTAGATATGAATCCAGTGCTGCAAAATGCAACCTCTGTCAAATCAACTCATTACAAAAATGTTATTGAAACTCAGTTAGAAAGTGTTGAAAAATTGCCTAGTGAGAACTTGGCACAAAGCATTATTAATAATAATAACTTTTTAATGTTTCTTTTCTATTTTAGTTTCTGGATGTTAGCTTTTAACCTGAGTGCTCCCTATTTTAACCTCTATATGTTGAGCACTTTAAAATTAGATGTTAGCTTGGTAACGCTTTACAGCAGCATTCAGGCTGGAGCCAATTTGCTAATGCTAATTTTATGGGGAAAGCTATCCGATAAGGTTGGCAATCGCATCATATTAATATCGGTAGGGATTTTAGTTGCGATCGCTCCACTGCTATGGCTGGGAGTGGAAGCTAATTTTTTGAATATCTGGGTGTGGTTACCACTCATCCATATCTTACTTGGAGGAACTTCTGCAGCCGTTGACTTGTGTAACAATAATATGCAGTTAAGTGTTGCACCAGTCAAACAACAATCTGTCTACTTTGCGATCGCAGCTGCTATTGGGGGTGCTAGTGGTGCGTTGGGTACCACTATAGGTGGCTTTATTGCAGAAAGTAGCTTTTTCGGCGGTATTCCCGGCTTATTTGCCGTCTCTGCCTTATTTAGACTGGTAGCACTTGTCCCGCTACTTTTTGTGCAGGAACAAAGAGGGCTATCTTTAGCTCAAATGATTCAAACTCTGTGGATATTCCGCAAAAAAGCAGTTCAGACTCAATAA